A stretch of Henckelia pumila isolate YLH828 chromosome 4, ASM3356847v2, whole genome shotgun sequence DNA encodes these proteins:
- the LOC140894686 gene encoding uncharacterized protein: MGAENVGENSTMDVYDANEQDVEVNEACEEGETTDDDEEGTFLFQGETNPITFVEEDNASELQPYQRLEQMKNDYEILADKKRCTLDREIWQEEFLGASFEDIMETINFGMKKRSTKSKQRGRKKGSKNKVNPEVTQKLGDATLHYAHGHFEEAICALKEVIRLAPNLSDLYHQLGLIYKAMNDRKKALNFYMIAAHLTPRDASLWKLLVTWSIELGDKKQANYCLGKAIAADPEDIDLQFQRASLFVELGEHQKAADSYEQISHLYPDNIEVLRIATQLYKKCGQNKRAVCILEDHLRNHNHIGDTVLSLVDLLASILMESDAYDKVLDHIEHEQKIHSAGNEITLSLIIKAGICHVHLRQLEKVEAFFSALQPEHASVHPQLIMDVADSLMTVGQYGSALKYYMMLEGEGDKYNGYLHLKIARCCVSLKKRVQAVKYYYKALQKLNDGIDARLTLSSLLLEEDREDEAISVLSPPI, translated from the exons ATGGGGGCTGAGAACGTGGGAGAAAATTCAACAATGGATGTCTACGATGCGAATG AACAAGATGTTGAAGTCAACGAGGCTTGCGAAGAAGGCGAAACtactgatgatgatgaagaGGGCACATTCCTGTTTCAAGGGGAAACAAACCCTATTACATTTGTCGAAGAGGACAATGCCTCTGAGCTTCAGCCTTATCAGCGACTTGAACAGATGAAAAATGACTATGAGATCCTGGCAGACAAGAAGCGCTGCACTCTTGATCGCGAAATATG GCAGGAGGAGTTTCTTGGAGCAAGCTTTGAGGATATAATGGAGACCATCAACTTCGGTATGAAGAAAAGGTCAACAAAG TCTAAACAAAGGGGAAGGAAGAAGGGATCAAAGAACAAAGTCAACCCAGAGGTGACTCAAAAACTTGGTGATGCAACACTCCACTATGCACATGGCCATTTTGAAGAG GCCATATGTGCATTGAAAGAAGTGATTCGCCTTGCTCCGAATCTATCTGATCTATACCATCAACTTGGACTTATTTACAAGGCAATGAATGATAGGAAGAAGGCCTTAAATTTCTATATGATTGCAGCACATTTGACTCCGAGAGATGCTTCTTTGTGGAAACTCCTTGTCACTTGGTCAAT AGAACTGGGGGACAAGAAGCAGGCAAACTACTGTCTTGGCAAAGCAATAGCAGCAGATCCTGAAGATATTGATCTTCAGTTTCAGCGTGCATCTCTCTTTGTTGAGCTCGGAGAGCATCAAAAGGCTGCTGATTCGTATGAACAAATCTCACACCTTTATCCTGATAATATTGAAGTTCTTAGAATAGCTACACAA CTTTACAAAAAATGTGGGCAAAATAAGCGAGCAGTCTGTATACTGGAGGACCATCTCAGGAATCACAATCACATAGGCGATACTGTTCTAAGTTTAGTAGATTTGTTGGCTTCGATACTCATGGAAAGTGATGCATATGACAAAGTTCTTGACCATATTGAACATGAACAGAAGATTCACTCTGCTGGAAATGAAATTACATTAAGTTTAATAATCAAGGCTGGAATTTGCCATGTTCATCTGAGACAGTTGGAAAAAGTAGAG GCTTTCTTCAGTGCATTACAACCAGAGCATGCCTCTGTTCATCCTCAGTTAATCATGGACGTTGCAGACTCACTAATGACTGTTGGTCAATATGGTTCCGCATTAAAGTACTATATGATGTTAGAAGGAGAGGGGGATAAATATAAT GGCTATTTACATTTGAAAATCGCCAGGTGTTGTGTTTCTTTGAAGAAAAGAGTTCAAGCCGTTAAATATTATTACAAAG CTCTTCAAAAACTTAATGATGGTATTGATGCTCGCTTGACTTTGTCatctcttcttcttgaagaagaTAGAGAAGATGAAGCAATCTCTGTGCTGTCACCTCCAATATGA